Proteins encoded together in one Pongo abelii isolate AG06213 chromosome 8, NHGRI_mPonAbe1-v2.0_pri, whole genome shotgun sequence window:
- the NOLC1 gene encoding nucleolar and coiled-body phosphoprotein 1 (The RefSeq protein has 1 substitution compared to this genomic sequence) yields the protein MADAGIRRVVPSDLYPLVLGFLRDNQLSEVANKFAKATGATQQDANASSLLDIYSFWLKSAKVPERKLQSNGPVAKKAKKKVSSSDSEDSSEEEEEVQGPPAKKAAVPAKRVGLPPGKAAAKASESSSSEESSDDEEEDQKKQPVQKGVKPQAKAAKAPPKKAKSSDSDSDSSSEDEPPKNQKPKITPVAVKAQTKAPPKPARAAPKVANGKAASSSSSSSSSSSSDDSEEEKAAATPKKTVPKKQAMAKATVKAAAAPTQKSSSSEDSSSEEEEEQKKPMKNKPGPYSSVPPPSAPPPKKSLGTQPPKKAVEKQQPVESSEDSSDESDSSSEEEKKPPTKAVISKATSKPPPAKKAAESSSDSSDSDSSEDDEAPSKPAGTTKNSSNKPAVTTKSPAVKPAAAPKQPVGGGQKLPTRKADSSSSEEESSSSEEEKTKKMVATTKPKATAKAAPPLPAKQAPQGSRDSSSDSDSSSSEEEEEEEKTSKSAVKKKPQKVAGGASPSKPASAKKRKAERSSSSSSDDSSEEEEEKPKGKGSPRPQAPRANGTSALTAQNGKAAKNSEEEEEEKKKAAVVVSKSGSLKKRKQNEAAKEAETPQAKKIKLQTPNTFPKRKKGEKRASSPFRRVREEEIEVDSRVADNSFDAKRGAAGDWGERANQVLKFTKGKSFRHEKTKKKRGSYRGGSISVQVNSIKFDSE from the exons ATGGCGGACGCCGGCATTCGCCGCGTGGTTCCCAGCGACCTGTATCCTCTCGTGCTCGGCTTCCTGCGCGATAACCAACTCTCAGAGGTGGCCAATAAGTTCGCCAAAGCGACAGGAGCT ACACAGCAGGATGCCAATGCCTCTTCCCTCTTAGACATCTATAGCTTCTGGCTCAA GTCTGCCAAGGTCCCAGAGCGAAAGTTACAGTCAAATGGACCAGTGGCTAAGAAAGCTAAGAAGAAGGTCTCATCCAGTGACAGTGAGGACagcagtgaggaggaggaggaagttcAAGGGCCTCCAGCAAAGAAGGCTG CTGTACCTGCCAAGCGAGTCGGTCTGCCTCCTGGGAAGGCTGCAGCCAAAGCATCAGAGAGCAGCAGCAGTGAAGAGTCCagtgatgatgaggaggaggaccAAAAGAAACAGCCTGTCCAG AAGGGAGTTAAGCCCCAAGCCAAGGCAGCCAAAGCTCCTCCTAAGAAGGCCAAGAGCTCTGATTCTGATTCTGACTCAAGCTCCGAGGATGAGCCACCAAAGAACCAGAAGCCAAAGATAACACCTGTGGCAGTTAAAGCTCAGACTAAAGCCCCTCCCAAACCAG CTCGAGCAGCACCTAAAGTAGCCAATGGTAAAGCAGCCAgtagcagcagtagcagcagcagcagcagtagcagtgaTGACTCAGAGGAGGAGAAAGCAGCAGCCACCCCCAAGAAG ACTGTACCTAAAAAGCAAGCTATGGCCAAGGCCACAGTGAAAGCAGCTGCCACCCCTACCCAGAAGAGTTCCAGCAGTGAGGATTCCTccagtgaggaggaagaggagcaaaaaaaacccatgaaaaaTAAACCAG GTCCCTACAGTTCAGTCCCCCCACCTTCTGCTCCCCCACCAAAGAAGTCTCTGGGAACCCAGCCTCCCAAGAAGGCTGTGGAGAAGCAGCAGcctgtggaaagcagtgaagACAGCAGTGATGAGTCTG ATTCAAGTTCTGAAGAAGAGAAGAAACCCCCAACTAAGGCAGTCATCTCTAAAGCAACCTCCAAACCACCTCCAGCAAAGAAAGCAGCAGAGAGCTCTTCAGACAGCTCAG ACTCTGACAGCTCTGAGGATGATGAAGCTCCTTCTAAGCCAGCTGGTACCACCAAGAATTCTTCAAATAAGCCAGCTGTCACCACCAAGTCACCTGCAGTGAAGCCAGCTGCAGCCCCCAAGCAACCTGTGGGCGGTGGCCAGAAGCTTCCCACGAGAAAGGCTGACAGCAGCTCCAGTGAGGAAGAGAGCAGCTCCAGTGAGGAGGAGAAGACAAAGAAGATGGTGGCCACCACTAAGCCCAAGGCAACTGCCAAAGCAGCTCCACCTCTGCCTGCCAAGCAGGCTCCTCAGGGTAGTAGGGACAGCAGCTCTGATTCAGACAGCTCCAgcagtgaggaagaggaggaggaagagaagacatCTAAGTCTGCAGTTAAGAAGAAGCCACAAAAGGTAGCAGGAGGTGCATCCCCTTCCAAGCCAGCCtctgcaaagaaaagaaaggctgagCGCAGCAGCAGTTCTTCCTCTGATGACTccagtgaggaggaggaagagaagcccAAGGGCAAGGGCTCTCCAAGACCACAAGCCCCCAGGGCCAATGGCACCTCTGCACTGACTGCCCAGAATGGAAAAGCAGCTAAGAacagtgaggaggaggaagaagaaaagaaaaaggcggCAGTGGTAGTTTCCAAGTCAG gTTCATTAAAGAAGCGGAAGCAGAATGAGGCTGCCAAGGAGGCAGAGACTCCTCAGGCCAAGAAGATAAAGCTTCAGACCCCTAACACATttccaaaaaggaagaaa GGAGAAAAAAGGGCATCATCCCCATTCCGAAGGGTCAGGGAGGAGGAAATTGAGGTGGATTCACGAGTTGCAGACAACTCCTTTGATGCCAAG CGAGGTGCAGCTGGAGACTGGGGAGAGCGAGCCAATCAGGTTTTGAAGTTCACCAAAGGCAAGTCGTTCCGGCATGAGAAAACCAAGAAGAAGCGGggcagctaccggggaggctcaATCTCTGTCCAGGTCAATTCTATTAAGTTTGACAGCGAGTGA